From the Winogradskyella forsetii genome, the window TTAGATTCGCATAACGGAAACTAATTTCAAAATCGATCAAATCATAAGAGATTTTATATTGTAACGCTTTGTTTTCAATCTCAAGTGAAGCTTTTGAGCTTGCATATAAGGATTTATTACGCTTGTCATATCTTAAAATTAAATTATCTTCATTCAAAATTTTACAAGATTTGCCAAACTTTGAAGTCCCCAAAAATTCCTTTCTAAATAGTCGTAATTTTTGTCGTCTAGTTAAACCATCATCATAATCGATGTGAACTTCATCTAATATATTATTGGCTTCAATCAATTCTATAGTGATGCTATTTTGACTTCTATAATCAGAAATTAGGACCTTTTCGTAGCCTAAGTAAGAAATAACCAAAGTAGATTGAATAGCATCTGTATAAGTGATAGAGAATTCACCTTTTTCGTCCGTTGTTGTGCCGATCGTAGTATTGTCAAAATATACGGCAACAGTTTCAATCGGTTGTTGGGTTAGTTTATCAATAACACGACCAGTAAGTGTTTGCGATGTACAAAAAAGTGGTAATAAAAAGATAAAAATGACTAGCCTATTTATCATCCGTATTATCCATAAACTTACGCTCCAATTCCGCCTGAAATTCTTCCATTACAGGTCTAACCGTACTTTCTGGTAAGTCCGCAATTTTAATATACATTAAACCATCAACAGCATTATTAAATAAAGGATCCACATTAAATGCTACGAGTTTAGCATTTTGTTTAATATACTTTTTAAGCAAAACAGGTAGTCGTAATGCGCCTGGTTCTACCTCATCAATAATCTTGTCAAACTTATTTAAATCAGCTTCGGTTTCATCAAAGACAAATTCCTTATCGGCATCTTTTAGCTTTACCTTGAATTCCTTTTTTGGATGCACATATTGCGCAACGTAAGGATCATAATAATGGGATTTCATAAACTCAATCATCAAACTTTTAGAAAAGTTAGAAAACTGGTTGCTTATACTGACACCTCCAATTAAATATTTGTGTTCAGGATGCCGCAAAGTAGTGTGCACAATACCTTTCCAAAGTAAAAATAAAGGCATTGGTTTCTGTTGGTATTCCTTGATGATAAAAGCACGCCCCATTTCTATGGATTGGCTCATCATTTTATGTAATTCGGGCTCAAAACGAAACAGATCCTGTAAATAAAACCCATTGATACCAAAACGTTCAAATATTTGCGAACCTATACCCATCCTATAAGCGCCTGCTATCACATTTTTTTCATTATCCCATAGAAACATGTGGTGGTAATACGTATCGAACTTATCTAAATCAATGGCTTCATTTGTCCCTTCTCCTACTTCCCTAAAAGTGATTTCCCGGAGTCTTCCTATTTCCCTTAAAATATTCGGAATGTGCTTTGGTGGTACCAAAAACACTTCGTAATTTTTACTTTCCAGAAGCCTGAAGTCACTTACTCTAAGCTTGTCTAACTCAGCAATCATTACTTTTGGTGCAATTGGCGTCACAATGCGTTTAGGCATTTTTGCAACTTTTAATTGGGATTGGATATTATCTAAAATCTTAGGTTTGCCTTCAAAAGTGTTAGACAACATATAGGTTTTTCGTCTCAAAAATTCTGAAAACTCCTTCAGACTTGGATGTTCATTTTGATCTTTTAAGGAAATTGCCTTACCTACTCTTACTTTAATCACACGTCGCTTTTGTGTCAATAATTCTGAAGGCAGTTTCGCCGTTCTCAGCGTATCGCTTATTTTGGAAAGTCTATAGAATAACCTACTATTTTTAGCATGAAAATAAATAGGAACAACAGGAACTTCTGCTTTCTGAATCAATTTCATTGCCGCTGCTTCCCACTCTTTATCAACCACTAATTTTCCGTCCCTATAAGTAGAAACCTCTCCTGCAGGAAACACACCTAACGGATGACCGTCCCGTAAATGCATAATGGCATTCTTGAAACCGGTAATATTACTTTTAATATCCTTTCGTTCTTCAAAAGGATTTACGGGCATGATATAAGGTTTTATAGGTTCTATACGATGCAGTAAAAAATTAGCGATAATCTTAAAATCACTACGCTGCTCTAACATAAGTTTCAGTAACAACATCCCATCAATACCACCAAGTGGATGATTGGAGATGGTAATGTAAGGCCCTTCTTTTGGAAGACGTTTCATGTCTTCTTCTGGAATTTCGAACTTAATCTGAAAATCGTCTAAAATGGTATCTAAGAATTCTGGGCCAGGAAGGTGTTTCCTTTTTTTGTACATTTTGTTTAAGGTCGTAATCTTAAGCACTTTCATTAAGGTCCAACCAAAAAAAGTACCCAAAAATCCATACTTATCCGCATGAATTGCTTTTGCGACTTCTTTTGCGGTTACCAAACCCGTATCAAACGATTTACCCATAAAACAAATGTAGTAAAGTTTATTTAGTTACAATTTGCACCGTTTCTTGTGTTAATTGCTTCAATAATAAGGTTTTATCTTTTTCAAGCTCTTGTATAGCACTATCATTATAATGTCTAATAGTGTATAAACTGACCTTTTCATGACAGGTCACCTTGAATTTTGCTTTTAAGTGTTGCAATAATTTTTCTAAATTATCATATAAATTATCTATGCACACAGAAAAACTAATCGCTGAATTTTGAATGACATCCACCTTCATTTTATACAAGTGCAACAAGCTAAAAATATCACTGATATTTTCTTCCATAATGTATGAAAAATCCAAAGAAGACAATGAAATTAAAATCTGATTTTTCTTAACAATGAAACACGGAATTTCTGGTTCCAAGGCTTTTCCTTTACTTACGCAAGTACCTGCGCCTTCTGGATTTAAAAACGATTTTACATATAAAGGAATTTCCTTTCTTTGTAAGGGTTGAAGCGTTTTTGGATGAATGACGGAAGCACCATAAAATGCCAACTCAATAGCTTCCCTGTAGGAGATTTGATGTAATAACTGAGCGTTTTCGAAATAACGAGGATCTGCATTTAAAACCCCTGGAACATCTTTCCAAATCGTTACGCTATTGGCATTTAAACAATAAGCAAAAATTGCAGCCGTATAATCACTGCCT encodes:
- a CDS encoding carboxypeptidase-like regulatory domain-containing protein; amino-acid sequence: MINRLVIFIFLLPLFCTSQTLTGRVIDKLTQQPIETVAVYFDNTTIGTTTDEKGEFSITYTDAIQSTLVISYLGYEKVLISDYRSQNSITIELIEANNILDEVHIDYDDGLTRRQKLRLFRKEFLGTSKFGKSCKILNEDNLILRYDKRNKSLYASSKASLEIENKALQYKISYDLIDFEISFRYANLKTIEFTINSVAYFGTSFYKELKETKTSKKIKNRNQAYKGSVQHFMRSLYNKRLEEEGYWIFHDKFRVNEWTFFKVESIAESGFKRVTLKDKVSILFDKDFQSELHLKSDEFFVDVYGNYTPVVGIYFSGVMGSQRVGDTLPMDYGLAENKQ
- a CDS encoding GNAT family N-acyltransferase, whose protein sequence is MGKSFDTGLVTAKEVAKAIHADKYGFLGTFFGWTLMKVLKITTLNKMYKKRKHLPGPEFLDTILDDFQIKFEIPEEDMKRLPKEGPYITISNHPLGGIDGMLLLKLMLEQRSDFKIIANFLLHRIEPIKPYIMPVNPFEERKDIKSNITGFKNAIMHLRDGHPLGVFPAGEVSTYRDGKLVVDKEWEAAAMKLIQKAEVPVVPIYFHAKNSRLFYRLSKISDTLRTAKLPSELLTQKRRVIKVRVGKAISLKDQNEHPSLKEFSEFLRRKTYMLSNTFEGKPKILDNIQSQLKVAKMPKRIVTPIAPKVMIAELDKLRVSDFRLLESKNYEVFLVPPKHIPNILREIGRLREITFREVGEGTNEAIDLDKFDTYYHHMFLWDNEKNVIAGAYRMGIGSQIFERFGINGFYLQDLFRFEPELHKMMSQSIEMGRAFIIKEYQQKPMPLFLLWKGIVHTTLRHPEHKYLIGGVSISNQFSNFSKSLMIEFMKSHYYDPYVAQYVHPKKEFKVKLKDADKEFVFDETEADLNKFDKIIDEVEPGALRLPVLLKKYIKQNAKLVAFNVDPLFNNAVDGLMYIKIADLPESTVRPVMEEFQAELERKFMDNTDDK
- a CDS encoding aspartate kinase, coding for MRVYKFGGASVKDADGVKNLAKVLQTTGYDNTLVVISAMGKTTNKMELVIKNYFENKEELPSAIHEVIKYHNDILIELFTNKRHEVFEAIKVLFDELNAFFKSNKSPDYNYVYDQTIGYGELISTTIISHYLNEIGLKNKWVDVREFIKTDNYYRRSNVNWEATQANISANLDTNILNITQGFLGSDANNFTTTLGREGSDYTAAIFAYCLNANSVTIWKDVPGVLNADPRYFENAQLLHQISYREAIELAFYGASVIHPKTLQPLQRKEIPLYVKSFLNPEGAGTCVSKGKALEPEIPCFIVKKNQILISLSSLDFSYIMEENISDIFSLLHLYKMKVDVIQNSAISFSVCIDNLYDNLEKLLQHLKAKFKVTCHEKVSLYTIRHYNDSAIQELEKDKTLLLKQLTQETVQIVTK